From Carassius gibelio isolate Cgi1373 ecotype wild population from Czech Republic chromosome B21, carGib1.2-hapl.c, whole genome shotgun sequence, the proteins below share one genomic window:
- the LOC127985558 gene encoding trace amine-associated receptor 13c-like — MVYETEDHEIQYCFPAINSSCIWGKHFRHESNIMYIFFSLLSVWTVFLNLLVIISISHFKKLHTPTNLIILSLAVADMLVGFVMPIEATRLIEMCWYFGDTFCGLFLALTGLLISASLYNLTLIAVDRYVAVCHPLLYQKKITTTKTLIIICICWMWSSAFNISFATDPSSRTHGCYGECPFMSNFAWSMTDLFLSFLFPCTVIIILYLK, encoded by the coding sequence ATGGTCTATGAGACAGAGGATCATGAGATCCAGtactgctttcctgccatcaactcatcatgTATCTGGGGAAAACACTTCAGGCATGAATCCAATATCATGTATATctttttttcattgctgtcagtgtggactgtgtttctgaacctgttggtgatcatctccatctctcacttcaagaagcttcacactccaaccaacctcatcattctctctctggctgtTGCCGACATGCTTGTTGGATTTGTGATGCCCATAGAGGCCACGAGGCTGATTGAGATGTGCTGGTACTTTGGAGACACTTTCTGTGGACTGTTTTTGGCATTAACAGGGCTGCTCATTTCAGCATCTCTTTATAATTTGACTTTAATTGCTGTTGATCGTTATGTGGCTGTGTGTCACCCTTTactgtaccaaaaaaaaataactacaactaaaactttGATTATCATATGTATCTGCTGGATGTGGTCTTCAGCATTCAATATTTCCTTCGCAACAGATCCATCAAGCAGAACACATGGGTGTTATGGAGAGTGTCCCTTTATGTCTAACTTTGCCTGGAGTATGACTGATCTGTTCTTGTCTTTCCTTTTTCCTTGTActgtgattataattttatatctgaag